Proteins from one Candidatus Desulfovibrio trichonymphae genomic window:
- a CDS encoding DNA repair protein RecN has product MLEYLRIRNLALIENMELEFSAGMNVLTGETGAGKSFILKALGFLLGDRLSCDMVRPGALRAQVEALFTLENNDIVIRRELSAETGRSRLYVNDALKSQETLRKLRDRLVSHTSQHTQQQLLKPSFQAKLIDSALPDPQLLHKRDALYRSLADIAAQRKALLEKQAEMTARRDLLEMQQQEIDKVSPKENEEERLEALRAQMRSSAHLCENYEKAFALLHGEDGTGLLDLLDKFEKLLAKIGEFDTTLTPEADAVSALRVQLAHLGCRLRPPPPQVAETNMHRVEERLFALAQLRRKLRKTLPEILVLRKDITDALSFLDVCALDISRLLREEKALTTKLKDVVDVVIPLRRSTAKLFAGRLEAELRELGFSHHVMVIPDFLPQEIWSGVNDESVRFLWAPNPGQPPQPLDRIASGGELSRFLLALVRVRQGTESATYIFDEVDAGVGGLILNNIAEKLNAIAEKHQMILITHWPQLASRAKKHFQVNKEVRGTATFTLCTQLNGEERLAELSRMAGGGQHGAVLAQSLQT; this is encoded by the coding sequence ATGTTGGAATATCTGCGTATACGCAATCTGGCCCTTATTGAAAACATGGAACTGGAATTCTCGGCCGGCATGAATGTGCTGACCGGAGAAACCGGTGCCGGGAAAAGTTTCATACTCAAGGCCCTGGGTTTTTTGCTGGGAGACAGATTGTCGTGCGATATGGTGCGCCCCGGCGCTCTGCGCGCTCAGGTGGAGGCACTTTTCACACTTGAAAACAACGATATTGTGATCAGGCGTGAACTTTCAGCTGAAACAGGCCGCAGCCGTCTGTACGTCAACGATGCGCTGAAATCACAGGAAACACTTCGCAAGCTGCGGGATCGCCTTGTCTCGCATACCAGTCAGCATACGCAGCAACAGCTTTTAAAACCCTCTTTTCAGGCAAAATTGATAGACAGTGCCCTGCCGGACCCTCAACTTTTACACAAACGCGATGCACTGTACCGTTCATTGGCGGATATTGCGGCTCAACGCAAAGCCTTGCTTGAAAAACAGGCGGAGATGACTGCGCGGCGCGATCTGCTGGAAATGCAGCAGCAGGAAATAGATAAAGTATCACCTAAAGAAAATGAAGAAGAACGTCTGGAAGCCTTGCGCGCTCAAATGCGCAGTTCAGCGCATCTGTGTGAAAATTATGAGAAGGCGTTTGCATTGCTTCACGGCGAAGACGGAACGGGACTTTTGGATTTGCTCGACAAATTTGAAAAGCTTCTCGCAAAAATAGGCGAATTTGACACAACACTTACGCCCGAAGCTGACGCGGTATCAGCCCTGCGTGTACAGCTTGCGCATTTGGGCTGTCGCTTGCGCCCTCCCCCACCGCAAGTTGCCGAAACAAACATGCACCGCGTTGAGGAACGCCTGTTTGCTCTGGCCCAACTCAGGCGCAAATTGCGCAAAACTCTTCCGGAAATTCTTGTCTTGCGGAAAGACATCACAGATGCCCTTTCATTTCTAGACGTTTGTGCTCTGGACATATCTCGCCTCCTGCGAGAAGAAAAAGCTCTGACAACAAAACTCAAAGATGTCGTTGATGTCGTCATCCCACTGCGACGCAGCACAGCGAAACTGTTTGCCGGCCGGCTTGAAGCCGAGTTGCGCGAACTCGGCTTCTCTCATCACGTCATGGTGATACCGGATTTTCTTCCACAGGAAATATGGAGCGGCGTGAACGATGAGAGTGTGCGCTTTCTCTGGGCGCCAAACCCCGGCCAGCCGCCTCAACCGCTTGACCGCATAGCTTCCGGCGGGGAACTTTCACGTTTTTTGCTGGCCCTTGTCAGGGTACGTCAGGGCACGGAAAGCGCCACCTATATTTTTGACGAAGTGGATGCAGGCGTCGGAGGCCTAATTTTAAACAACATCGCTGAAAAACTGAATGCCATTGCGGAAAAACATCAGATGATACTTATCACCCACTGGCCGCAGCTGGCTTCAAGAGCAAAAAAACATTTTCAGGTAAACAAAGAAGTTCGCGGCACAGCCACGTTTACTCTCTGCACACAGCTCAATGGGGAGGAACGTCTTGCCGAACTCTCAAGAATGGCCGGCGGCGGCCAGCACGGAGCAGTTCTTGCGCAGAGTTTGCAAACATAG
- a CDS encoding ABC transporter permease: protein MSPAFGRFSGSYFMLLLGLAIVLTMSLAALCAPLLAPYTPAAQHLDNILQAPCSRFWFGTDRLGRDVFSRMLYGGRVSLWVGFVAVGISTSIGTALGLVSGYFRNWADEVIMRMVDIMLCFPSFFLILAVIAFLEPNMTNIMVVIGLTSWTGVTRLVRADTLSLREREFVSAARLAGNPTRRILFRHILTNALAPVLITATLGVAGAILVESSLSFLGLGVQPPTASWGNMLMEGKSVIESAPWLSVYPGLAILITVLGYNLLGESLRDILDPHLKQ, encoded by the coding sequence ATGTCGCCCGCTTTCGGCAGGTTTTCCGGGTCATACTTTATGCTGCTGCTCGGTCTCGCCATTGTGCTGACAATGTCGCTGGCGGCATTGTGCGCGCCGTTGCTGGCGCCGTATACGCCCGCGGCACAACATCTTGACAATATCCTGCAAGCCCCCTGTTCCAGATTCTGGTTCGGAACAGACCGTTTGGGCCGCGATGTTTTTTCACGTATGCTGTACGGCGGACGCGTCTCACTATGGGTGGGCTTTGTGGCTGTCGGCATTTCCACAAGCATTGGCACGGCCCTCGGCCTTGTCAGCGGATATTTTCGAAACTGGGCTGACGAAGTCATTATGCGCATGGTTGATATTATGCTTTGTTTCCCGTCATTTTTTTTGATTCTTGCCGTCATTGCCTTCCTGGAGCCGAATATGACAAATATTATGGTTGTCATCGGTCTGACATCGTGGACGGGCGTGACCCGTCTTGTACGAGCGGACACGTTGAGCTTGCGCGAACGTGAATTTGTGTCCGCCGCCAGGCTTGCCGGCAACCCGACGCGGCGAATTTTGTTTCGGCATATCCTGACAAATGCTCTTGCGCCGGTATTGATCACCGCCACATTGGGTGTTGCAGGCGCCATTCTGGTAGAATCAAGCTTGAGTTTTCTGGGACTCGGCGTACAACCCCCCACAGCCAGTTGGGGCAATATGCTTATGGAAGGAAAGTCGGTCATTGAAAGCGCGCCCTGGCTTTCCGTCTATCCGGGGCTGGCTATCCTGATAACAGTGCTGGGCTATAATTTGCTCGGCGAAAGCTTGCGTGACATATTGGATCCGCATCTTAAACAATAA
- a CDS encoding ABC transporter permease, producing the protein MTCLSVLSHSRFSDILLRLAHKTIWLFLVLLGITLISFWVIHLAPGSPTDMETILNPLAGEAARRQLETLYGLDRPLYIQYLDWLFRLLHFDFGNSMSADARPVLTKIMERLPLTVSINLISLIIVLIIAVPLGIATACRQNSLLDRTVTILVFLGFAMPSFWLALLLMMFFGIELQWLPVSGLTSLGYAELSLWGKWCDMARHLALPLLVYIIGGLASISRYMRACMLEVLRQDYILTAKSKGLSNHAVIWRHALRNALLPIITLLGLSVPGLIGGSVIIESIFALPGLGQLFYAAVMARDYTMIMGNLVLGAVLTLAGNLLADLCYGLADPRIRSAKGHD; encoded by the coding sequence ATGACATGTTTATCCGTTCTGTCTCACAGCCGTTTTTCAGATATTCTCCTGAGGCTTGCCCATAAAACTATCTGGCTTTTCCTGGTGCTCCTCGGCATCACCCTGATCAGTTTTTGGGTTATACATCTTGCCCCCGGTTCACCAACAGACATGGAAACCATTTTGAATCCGCTTGCCGGCGAAGCCGCGCGCCGACAACTCGAAACACTGTATGGTCTTGACAGGCCATTATATATACAATACCTGGATTGGCTGTTTCGTTTGCTGCACTTTGATTTCGGCAATTCGATGTCCGCAGACGCGCGGCCGGTGCTGACAAAAATTATGGAGCGTCTGCCGCTCACTGTAAGCATCAATCTCATCTCATTGATTATTGTCCTGATTATCGCTGTTCCTCTGGGCATTGCCACGGCGTGCAGACAAAATTCCCTCCTGGACCGCACAGTGACAATACTTGTTTTTTTGGGCTTTGCCATGCCTTCCTTCTGGCTGGCGTTACTGCTTATGATGTTTTTCGGCATTGAACTGCAATGGCTGCCTGTTTCCGGCCTTACATCCCTAGGTTATGCCGAATTAAGCCTATGGGGCAAATGGTGCGATATGGCCCGTCATCTCGCCTTGCCGCTGCTCGTCTATATTATCGGCGGTCTCGCAAGCATATCACGCTATATGCGAGCTTGCATGCTTGAGGTGCTGCGGCAGGATTATATACTCACAGCAAAATCAAAAGGCCTGTCAAACCATGCAGTCATCTGGCGTCATGCGTTGCGCAACGCCCTTTTGCCGATAATTACCCTGCTCGGTCTTTCCGTTCCGGGACTTATCGGCGGCAGCGTCATTATTGAATCCATCTTTGCCCTGCCGGGCCTTGGACAATTGTTTTACGCTGCGGTTATGGCCCGTGACTATACCATGATTATGGGCAATCTTGTCCTCGGGGCTGTGCTCACCCTGGCCGGCAATCTGCTGGCTGACCTCTGCTACGGACTTGCAGACCCGCGCATTCGCTCAGCAAAAGGCCATGACTGA
- a CDS encoding pseudouridine synthase, protein MSLEKKNGTRLNKAVARTGYCSRRKADELIFAGRVLVNGCEEKNFGRHVLPDDVITADDCVLDAGKPRFYLLLNKPVQVVCTMHDPQGRPTVVDCLPQNLADQRLYPVGRLDYFSEGLLLLTNDGELAHRLMHPGHHQLKKYAVLVRGEVNPASLRAMRSGMRLAEGEKILPVDVEQEVSGGGNTLLTMSLGQGVNRQIRRMCRDLGLTILRLKRTAQGILSLGDLPPGHSRLLDRSEAAALRESVSLT, encoded by the coding sequence GTGTCGTTAGAGAAAAAAAACGGAACGCGTCTGAACAAGGCTGTTGCCCGGACGGGTTACTGTTCACGCCGCAAGGCGGATGAACTGATTTTTGCAGGGCGTGTGCTTGTGAACGGTTGCGAAGAAAAAAATTTCGGGCGGCATGTTCTGCCGGATGACGTGATCACGGCAGATGACTGTGTTCTGGATGCAGGCAAGCCGCGCTTTTATCTTTTGCTGAACAAGCCGGTGCAGGTTGTTTGCACCATGCATGACCCCCAGGGGCGGCCCACCGTTGTGGATTGCCTTCCGCAAAATCTTGCTGATCAACGGCTCTACCCTGTCGGACGTCTGGATTATTTTTCAGAAGGCCTGCTGTTGTTGACAAATGACGGAGAACTTGCGCATCGTCTGATGCATCCCGGACATCATCAATTAAAAAAATACGCGGTTCTTGTTCGCGGCGAAGTAAATCCCGCCTCGTTGCGGGCAATGCGCTCGGGTATGCGTCTGGCCGAAGGAGAGAAAATTCTGCCTGTGGACGTTGAACAAGAGGTCTCGGGCGGCGGCAATACATTATTGACAATGTCGCTCGGACAGGGGGTGAACCGTCAGATCCGTCGGATGTGCCGGGATTTGGGCTTGACCATACTGCGCCTGAAACGCACGGCTCAGGGTATATTGTCCCTGGGGGATCTGCCTCCGGGGCATTCGCGGCTTTTGGACAGGAGTGAGGCGGCCGCGCTCAGAGAAAGCGTCAGTCTGACGTAA
- a CDS encoding phosphohexomutase domain-containing protein yields MSVVHSDAGRLPPPERLENIPKLMSAYYTEFPDPAVSSQRVAFGTSGHRGSPGLQTFNEEHIYAITQAVCDFRKIKGIDGPLFLGRDTHALSEAAFRSALEVLTANGVTTHIAEDDGFTATPVISHAVLNWNKSRAGGLADGIIITPSHNPPGDGGFKYNPPHGGPAETGITEWIQNQANVYLENGNQKINLKHLHEALHSSFVKQCDFINDYVQDLSKVLDMQAIAASGLKLGADPLGGASLPLWEQIAAVYRLDLTIVNKQVDPTFRFVPCDKDGKIRMDCSSPYAMNCLLEMRERFDLAFACDTDADRHGIVTRRELMNPNHYLAVAAWHLFRTRRDWPAACGMGKTLVTSAMLDRVGQALSRKIVEVPVGFKWFASYLLTGQCGFACEESAGASFLCFDGSPWSTDKDGPLLCLLAAEIMAKEEVSPSEIYGRLTEQLGAPVYQRLDAPADTHTRETLDALSPDMVHLQTLGGAPVTQILTSAPGNNAPLGGVKVTSEEGWFAVRPSGTEAICKVYTESFKGEKHLCALQKDAVTFLEQLHP; encoded by the coding sequence ATGTCTGTTGTGCACAGCGATGCCGGGCGGCTGCCACCCCCTGAACGGTTGGAAAACATTCCGAAACTGATGAGTGCATACTATACGGAATTTCCTGATCCGGCAGTTTCCTCCCAGCGGGTTGCCTTCGGCACATCCGGCCACAGAGGCTCACCTGGTCTGCAAACTTTTAATGAGGAGCATATTTATGCCATTACGCAGGCTGTCTGTGATTTCAGAAAAATAAAGGGCATTGACGGCCCCCTGTTTCTTGGGCGGGACACACACGCGCTTTCTGAGGCGGCATTCCGCTCCGCCCTTGAAGTGCTTACGGCCAACGGTGTAACGACGCACATTGCCGAAGACGATGGCTTTACAGCCACCCCCGTCATCTCACACGCTGTTTTGAACTGGAATAAAAGCCGCGCCGGAGGACTGGCCGACGGTATTATTATTACACCTTCCCATAATCCGCCCGGCGACGGCGGATTCAAGTATAACCCGCCGCACGGCGGCCCGGCTGAAACCGGAATTACGGAATGGATTCAAAACCAAGCCAATGTATATCTGGAGAACGGCAATCAAAAGATAAACCTTAAACATTTACATGAAGCTTTGCATTCGTCGTTTGTAAAACAGTGTGACTTTATCAATGATTATGTCCAAGACCTTTCAAAAGTTCTTGACATGCAGGCTATCGCCGCCTCCGGTCTTAAGCTGGGAGCAGACCCCCTCGGCGGCGCTAGCCTGCCGCTCTGGGAACAGATCGCCGCCGTCTACCGTCTTGACCTCACCATAGTGAACAAGCAGGTGGATCCGACCTTTCGTTTCGTGCCGTGCGACAAAGACGGAAAAATCCGCATGGATTGTTCTTCGCCGTATGCCATGAACTGTCTTCTTGAAATGCGTGAACGCTTTGATCTCGCCTTTGCATGCGATACCGATGCTGATCGCCACGGCATTGTCACACGCCGGGAGCTCATGAACCCCAACCACTATCTTGCAGTCGCCGCCTGGCACCTGTTCCGGACACGGAGAGACTGGCCTGCCGCCTGCGGCATGGGCAAAACACTGGTCACCAGCGCTATGCTGGACAGAGTAGGGCAGGCTTTGTCCCGCAAGATAGTAGAAGTGCCAGTTGGTTTTAAATGGTTTGCGAGCTATCTGCTGACCGGGCAATGCGGCTTTGCCTGTGAGGAAAGCGCAGGGGCTTCTTTTCTCTGTTTCGACGGCTCCCCCTGGAGCACGGATAAGGACGGGCCGCTTCTGTGCCTTCTGGCGGCAGAAATTATGGCAAAGGAAGAGGTCTCGCCGAGCGAGATTTACGGCAGGCTGACTGAGCAGCTCGGCGCCCCGGTCTACCAGCGGCTCGACGCGCCCGCCGACACGCACACACGGGAGACCCTTGACGCTTTGTCGCCTGACATGGTGCATTTGCAAACCTTGGGGGGCGCCCCCGTGACGCAGATTCTGACAAGTGCGCCCGGCAACAATGCGCCTCTCGGCGGCGTCAAGGTGACAAGCGAGGAGGGCTGGTTTGCGGTGCGCCCTTCGGGAACTGAGGCAATCTGCAAAGTATATACAGAGAGTTTTAAAGGAGAAAAACACCTCTGCGCGCTGCAAAAAGACGCCGTCACCTTTCTGGAGCAACTACACCCGTGA
- a CDS encoding DegQ family serine endoprotease, translated as MAIQKYLIILCSVLIVALTQLPAAAALPDFSELATKCGPAVVNIGTERKTQAEGPEDFFGEMFRNVPPGFERFFDQFGGKGHGGKRPQMKQKSLGSGFLISADGYIVTNNHVVADADTIHVTFDSSNGKSETLSADVIGSDEETDLALLKVNAKNRLPYLTFGNSDTLKVGEWLLAIGNPFGLDHTVTAGILSAKGRNIRSGPFDNFLQTDASINPGNSGGPLLDMNGQVIGINTAIIASGQGIGFAIPSNMASKIIAQIQQGKKVSRGWIGVNIQDVDDNIAKALGMTAPKGALVNDVMQNEPAAKGGVHDGDVIVAVDGKNIENTSALLLAIADKSPGSVAVVTVWRDGKNLDLKITLGERKSAQSAKRSGKGQSLQDESLLGLAVRPLQNDERRELKINKNEGLLIVDVNPDKPAAQVDIRPDDIILKANLKAVNTVEALSRIVREEGEKRGAVMLQIERRGEVFFRTVPLQK; from the coding sequence ATGGCAATACAAAAATATCTTATCATTCTTTGCTCCGTACTGATTGTAGCACTTACGCAATTGCCCGCGGCGGCGGCTTTGCCCGATTTCAGCGAACTGGCGACAAAATGCGGCCCGGCCGTCGTGAACATAGGAACGGAACGCAAGACACAGGCTGAGGGACCGGAAGATTTTTTCGGCGAGATGTTCCGCAACGTGCCTCCCGGTTTTGAAAGATTTTTTGATCAATTCGGCGGGAAAGGCCATGGCGGCAAACGGCCCCAAATGAAACAAAAATCATTGGGGTCAGGCTTTCTGATTTCCGCTGACGGCTATATTGTGACCAACAATCATGTCGTTGCGGACGCAGACACCATCCACGTCACCTTTGATTCGAGCAACGGAAAAAGTGAAACACTGTCAGCCGATGTCATCGGTTCGGACGAAGAGACAGACCTGGCCCTGCTCAAGGTGAATGCAAAAAACAGACTGCCGTATCTTACTTTTGGAAATTCAGACACGCTTAAAGTCGGCGAATGGCTGCTCGCCATCGGCAATCCCTTCGGGCTTGACCATACTGTGACGGCCGGCATCCTTTCGGCTAAAGGCCGCAACATCCGTTCAGGTCCTTTTGACAATTTTTTACAGACAGACGCATCCATCAACCCCGGCAACAGCGGCGGTCCTCTTTTGGACATGAACGGACAGGTCATCGGCATCAATACGGCAATCATAGCCAGCGGTCAGGGTATCGGCTTTGCCATTCCCAGCAACATGGCCTCAAAAATCATTGCTCAAATCCAGCAGGGCAAAAAAGTCAGCCGCGGCTGGATCGGCGTGAACATTCAGGATGTGGACGACAATATCGCCAAGGCATTGGGGATGACCGCGCCGAAAGGCGCGCTTGTCAATGATGTCATGCAGAACGAGCCGGCTGCGAAAGGCGGCGTCCACGACGGGGATGTCATTGTTGCCGTGGACGGGAAAAATATTGAAAACACCTCGGCCCTGTTGCTTGCCATCGCCGACAAGAGTCCGGGGAGTGTCGCTGTTGTGACTGTCTGGCGGGACGGCAAAAATCTTGACCTTAAAATAACGCTCGGCGAACGCAAATCCGCGCAAAGCGCAAAGCGCAGCGGCAAGGGGCAATCCCTGCAGGATGAAAGTCTGCTGGGTCTGGCGGTGCGTCCGTTGCAGAACGACGAACGGCGCGAGCTGAAGATCAACAAAAACGAAGGGCTGCTCATCGTGGACGTCAATCCTGACAAGCCCGCCGCACAAGTTGACATTCGCCCTGACGACATCATTCTGAAGGCCAATCTGAAAGCCGTCAATACAGTGGAAGCGCTTTCCAGGATCGTTAGGGAAGAAGGGGAGAAGCGCGGCGCAGTCATGCTCCAGATAGAACGTCGCGGAGAAGTTTTCTTCCGCACCGTGCCCCTGCAGAAATAA
- a CDS encoding tyrosine recombinase XerC → MSPPEKAVSDSAKTKNADMLVKKFLDRLAVQKGYSLSTQMAYRADLAQLTAFLSERNTDIAKPQTVSRKHIQAFLARLFRQGGAKSSMARKLAAVRSFFQFLLRNGLVAENVAKQVRNPRQERRQPRVLNVDEAFALLDARKNTAETDSNDARLHLRDIALAELLYGSGLRISEALGLNLDDARLKSGILRVLGKGSRERLAPLSDTSVAAMTTWLTVRGCLATPKENALFVGARGGRLHRREAARVIARLCREAGLAFTVSPHSLRHSFATHLLAAGADLRSVQELLGHQRLTTTQRYTEVSLEYLMRAYDMAHPRSNIHPTRENA, encoded by the coding sequence ATGAGTCCGCCTGAAAAGGCTGTCTCTGACAGTGCAAAAACCAAAAACGCGGATATGTTGGTCAAAAAATTTTTGGACCGGCTTGCTGTGCAGAAAGGATATTCCCTGTCCACACAAATGGCATATCGCGCGGATTTGGCGCAACTGACTGCATTTCTCTCCGAACGCAATACAGACATTGCAAAACCGCAAACCGTCAGCCGCAAACATATTCAGGCTTTTTTGGCCCGGCTCTTCCGGCAGGGAGGGGCAAAAAGTTCCATGGCCAGAAAATTGGCCGCTGTTCGTTCCTTTTTTCAGTTTCTGCTGCGCAATGGTCTTGTGGCGGAGAATGTTGCAAAGCAGGTGCGTAATCCGCGGCAGGAAAGACGCCAACCCCGCGTGCTGAATGTGGATGAAGCATTCGCGCTGCTTGATGCCCGCAAAAACACGGCGGAAACCGACAGCAATGACGCGCGGCTGCATCTGAGGGATATCGCCCTGGCTGAACTACTTTATGGTTCCGGATTGCGCATTTCAGAGGCACTTGGTCTGAATCTGGATGACGCCCGACTTAAATCGGGCATACTGCGTGTTCTGGGCAAAGGCTCCCGCGAACGCCTTGCTCCTCTGTCCGACACGTCCGTCGCGGCCATGACGACATGGCTTACCGTGCGCGGTTGTCTGGCGACGCCAAAGGAAAACGCGCTTTTTGTGGGCGCGCGCGGGGGGCGTCTTCATCGCCGGGAGGCTGCACGGGTCATTGCCCGTCTTTGCCGTGAGGCTGGACTGGCTTTTACCGTTTCGCCGCACAGTTTGCGGCATTCCTTTGCGACGCACCTGCTGGCCGCTGGGGCCGATCTGCGCAGCGTGCAGGAACTTCTGGGGCATCAGCGTCTGACGACGACACAGCGTTACACAGAGGTCAGCCTGGAATATCTGATGCGCGCCTATGATATGGCCCATCCCCGTTCAAACATACACCCGACACGGGAAAACGCGTAA
- the dprA gene encoding DNA-processing protein DprA has translation MQSPAFAVVGSHRATPHGCTVASYMARCLASSGIVIVSGMAQGIDRAVHEAALQRTGKSIGVLGTGINKIYPKENAYLFKNMTEHGLLLSEFAPETPPMAAHFPVRNRIISGLALGVLVVEATSYSGSLITARLALEQNRDVYAVPASALDTHCLGCQDLVRQGARPVFSAEDILRDLADQLRPFGISGVNPTEGDNTAVVNLQSACIATPPVAQRRIGKAAAKPGQAASVHTCDSADALTPPERKQPLLNLLRQSGPMQADWA, from the coding sequence TTGCAATCACCCGCGTTTGCCGTTGTCGGTTCACATCGCGCAACTCCTCACGGATGCACAGTGGCGTCATATATGGCGCGATGTCTTGCGTCCTCCGGCATAGTTATTGTCTCCGGAATGGCTCAGGGGATTGACCGGGCAGTGCATGAGGCAGCCCTACAGCGCACCGGGAAAAGCATCGGCGTCCTGGGCACCGGCATTAATAAAATTTATCCTAAAGAAAATGCATATCTTTTTAAAAATATGACAGAACATGGCCTCCTGCTCTCCGAATTCGCTCCTGAAACGCCGCCGATGGCGGCACATTTTCCGGTGCGCAACAGAATCATCAGCGGACTGGCTCTCGGTGTTCTTGTCGTGGAGGCGACCAGCTACTCAGGCAGCCTGATAACCGCCCGTCTTGCCCTGGAACAAAACCGTGATGTCTATGCGGTGCCCGCTTCCGCGCTGGACACGCATTGCCTCGGCTGTCAGGATCTTGTGCGTCAGGGGGCACGGCCCGTGTTCAGCGCGGAAGATATATTGCGCGATCTGGCGGATCAGCTGCGTCCCTTCGGCATCTCCGGGGTCAATCCGACGGAAGGAGACAATACTGCCGTCGTCAACCTGCAATCTGCATGTATTGCAACACCACCTGTCGCGCAACGCCGCATCGGCAAGGCTGCGGCAAAACCCGGACAGGCGGCTTCCGTGCATACCTGCGATTCGGCCGACGCCCTGACGCCGCCTGAGCGCAAACAACCCCTTCTGAATTTGTTGCGCCAAAGCGGCCCCATGCAGGCTGATTGGGCTTGA
- a CDS encoding phospholipase D-like domain-containing protein yields the protein MNDLTFFTNEPERDLYSRFSNILRNNTQFFDVLVGYFRTSGFFKLYPAMGDTEVTRILVGLNVDSKLVEIVNLSHKEAKEAFSETVVEQGVRTFINWLRSGKIEIRMYVEAPIHAKVYIM from the coding sequence ATGAACGACCTAACTTTTTTCACAAATGAACCTGAAAGGGACTTGTATTCCAGATTTAGCAATATTCTGCGAAACAACACGCAGTTTTTTGATGTGCTTGTCGGGTATTTCCGCACAAGTGGGTTTTTCAAATTATATCCAGCTATGGGTGATACCGAAGTTACTAGAATTTTGGTGGGGTTGAATGTAGATAGCAAACTTGTTGAAATTGTTAATCTTTCTCATAAAGAAGCTAAAGAAGCCTTTTCTGAAACAGTGGTTGAACAAGGCGTTAGAACTTTTATAAATTGGCTTCGCTCCGGAAAGATTGAAATACGTATGTACGTAGAAGCGCCTATACACGCCAAAGTGTACATAATGTGA
- the ftsZ gene encoding cell division protein FtsZ, whose translation MAQSIVNDIDISLASTAKIKVIGVGGGGGNAVQKMIMAGLRGVQFVCANTDLQALNKNDAPIKVQLGEKLTKGLGAGAVPAVGCEAAVESKSAIRDILGDADMVFVTAGMGGGTGTGAAPVVAQIAKELGALTVGVVTKPFTFEGVKRMRAAEEGLATLKQHVDCLITVPNDRLVAFAPKKAPFAATLQKANDVLYYAVKGISDVILGEGLINLDFADVRTTMSEAGLALMGTGIASGENRARDATQRAIMSPLLEDVSLESAKAVLYNITASEEITAEEIAEIGNIIDEATPPDANIIFGVIFDENVDEEIRITVIATGIESQMARPEPSPSPKKMIFPPQPARGTAGTALTRHTEPGLLRGPSARRQDTKDGPKSGTQPSRRGQIEGWIDDSKGNIPPYLVKKNVQGGTPRRQHKPGYEDFIFDEDDFEIPAFIRMQAD comes from the coding sequence ATGGCACAGTCAATCGTAAATGATATTGACATTTCCTTGGCGTCCACAGCAAAAATCAAGGTGATCGGCGTTGGCGGCGGCGGCGGGAACGCCGTGCAGAAAATGATTATGGCCGGTTTGCGGGGGGTTCAGTTTGTCTGCGCCAATACAGATTTGCAGGCGCTCAACAAAAATGACGCCCCCATCAAGGTTCAATTGGGAGAAAAACTGACAAAAGGCCTCGGCGCCGGCGCCGTGCCGGCCGTTGGTTGTGAGGCAGCTGTGGAAAGCAAGAGCGCCATTCGCGATATTCTCGGCGATGCGGATATGGTTTTTGTGACAGCGGGCATGGGCGGCGGCACGGGCACAGGAGCGGCGCCGGTGGTTGCCCAGATTGCAAAGGAGCTTGGCGCGCTGACAGTGGGGGTTGTTACGAAGCCCTTTACCTTTGAAGGCGTAAAACGCATGCGCGCTGCGGAAGAAGGCCTTGCGACACTCAAGCAGCATGTGGATTGTCTGATCACAGTTCCCAATGACAGGCTTGTGGCTTTTGCTCCCAAAAAGGCCCCGTTTGCCGCAACGCTGCAAAAAGCAAACGATGTATTGTATTATGCCGTCAAAGGCATTTCTGATGTGATTTTAGGCGAAGGCCTTATTAACCTTGACTTTGCCGACGTGCGCACAACAATGTCAGAGGCGGGCCTTGCCTTGATGGGCACAGGCATAGCTTCAGGTGAAAATCGGGCGCGTGATGCGACACAGCGCGCAATCATGAGTCCGCTGCTGGAAGACGTCTCGCTTGAGAGCGCCAAGGCCGTGCTTTACAACATCACCGCTTCAGAGGAGATCACCGCTGAAGAAATCGCGGAGATCGGCAATATCATTGATGAAGCGACGCCCCCTGACGCCAACATCATTTTTGGCGTGATCTTTGATGAAAACGTCGACGAGGAAATTCGCATTACTGTTATTGCCACAGGCATTGAGTCACAGATGGCCCGTCCGGAGCCTTCGCCTTCCCCCAAAAAAATGATTTTTCCTCCACAGCCGGCGCGTGGCACGGCGGGGACAGCGCTAACTCGGCACACAGAGCCCGGCCTTTTGCGCGGCCCTTCAGCGCGTAGGCAGGATACCAAAGACGGACCGAAGAGCGGGACGCAGCCCTCACGGCGTGGTCAGATTGAAGGATGGATTGATGATTCAAAAGGCAATATTCCCCCGTATCTCGTCAAAAAAAATGTTCAGGGCGGGACGCCGCGACGTCAGCACAAGCCGGGGTATGAGGACTTTATTTTTGATGAGGACGATTTTGAAATACCGGCTTTTATTCGGATGCAGGCGGATTAG